atcgTACAATACAAATATACACATTCTATACCCATCTTCCCATATTGTGATGCACAAtacaaaacatataattatcttaataatgattattgaaaaagaaagcAATATATATGCTATACTCGAAGTGTAAATGTAtcttgacaaattaaaaaataaaaaaaaagatatttatcacAGTAGTCTTGTTTCACGTTTCTTGCTTTCCTAAGTGTGAAACATTTGTCCAATGATAGAAAAGTTCCTGACGGCGGAATTCATTTCAGAGATGTCGACATTTGGATGCAGACCCGACGAAACAACCGTGGTCGTGTTAGCTGGTGCATGCGTATTCATCCGCTGAATATTATCCATGTAACTTTTGTTCGGCTGTACATTCATACTGCTGTTAATGACATTCGGATGAGTCTGAGGCAGCGTGGTGATGATAGGCGCTACAACCGAAGAGGTAGACGCCACGGAAATGTCACCGCCGGTCGTCTGAGGAGATTGACTGTAGGAAACttgttgttgctgttgctgctgttgcGCATTTTGCGCAATTCCTGGCTGATAATTACTGTACTGTGCCTTGCATTTCTTCTCGTGTACAAACAGACTACCGGAATGGCTATACGCAGTGCCGCAAATTTTACACGCGTACGGCTTCTCGCCTGTATGCGTGAATCTGTGCTCCTTCAAGTACTTCAGGCGACGGAACGACTTGCCGCAGGTCTTGCAGTGATAATTCGCCTCGCCGGTGTGCGTGGTGATGTGCGCCTTGAGGGTGCACGATTTAGCGAACGCGGCGCTACAGTACTGACAGACGAACGGCCGATCACCCGTGTGAGTCCTCTCGTGATTGATGCAGTTCGAGTTGGACGTGAAACCACGGCCGCAGTATTTACACACATGCGGCTTGTAACCCGTGTGCGTTCGCATGTGAAACATCAGCCCAGTGTTCTGTCGGAACGTTTTGCTGCATATGTGGCAGAGAAAACGTTTGAAGTTCGTGTCCTGCTGCTCCTTGGCGCGCTCGTGAATTCGCAGATGTTTATGCAGCTTGATCTCCTTTTCGAACGACTTGTTACACTCCTCGCAGATGTACGGCTTTAATTTCTCATTGCTTCTCTCCTGATCTTTGCATGTGCAGTTGCACGTGGTGCCGCAGTTTGTGCAACGTTCATCCGCCTGTTCGCTGTGCGCATTCATTTGATGCTTTAGCAAAGACTTCTTGGTATCATACGACTTCCCGCAGATTCTGCACGGAAAGCCCTTATCTTCGTTATCGGAATCCAGCTCCTCTCTTATCCAGATGTTTATCAGTTTGATGGCCGACTTGTCATCAGGCGGTTTCTGCGGCTCTGGGCATACCTTGGTCTCATCGTGACCGTATCGGTCCATGTGACTCTTGAGCCTGTCCTGTCGGAAAAATTTCATGTTGCAGACGTTGCAAACGTATTTCCTCTCGTTATGCGCCAGCAGATGACGTTGAAGCGACCTCTCGGTACGATAACTCTTGCTGCAGTGCTTGCAACGGAAGAGCGACGCGTCCTCATCGAGAGATTCAGCCTTATCGTCGCTCGAGTCATCGCTATTCACCAAATCCGAATCTGTTTGCTGTTCCATTCTCAGGTTGTTACGTTTTCTCAGCTCCCTCGTCGTCGTACGATCGTTCTCGTTCTGTGAATACCCCCCGTCGTGCGCCACTTCCTCGTCCTCGCCTAGTCTCATGAATGATGTTTCAAGAGACTCCGGATTGTTTTCCAGCTTTCTCCTGTCCCGTATTTCCTTCAGAATAGAAAAAACGTCTTTAGGATACGCTCTCTTGTGCGTGTTAAGGTGCCTGACCATGGTATCGAGCTTCCTGAAACTCTTGTTGCAGATTTTGCACAACACCGGTTTTGGCTTCTCCTTCGCTGACTTGTGCATACTAACATGCTTGTGTAATTTATCCAGACACAAGAATTGCTTATCACAGCTGTCGCATTTGAACTCTTTATCGTTGTGGGTTGACATGTGTCTGTCCAAAGACTTCTTACTAGAATAAAATCTATCACATTTTTCACATTTGTATCGTAACTCAAGTTTGGACGACCTGTCCACTGTCTTATCATGAGCATTTCTCACCTTCGTTTGATACTCGCTATCGCTGTTCTCGTGTTTGAcgttctttttaatatatagtcTCTGCCTCTCCTTGTAATTGCGCAAATTTTCTATAGATGTGACTCTTTTAAACATA
This genomic window from Monomorium pharaonis isolate MP-MQ-018 chromosome 8, ASM1337386v2, whole genome shotgun sequence contains:
- the LOC105830841 gene encoding zinc finger protein 709-like; the encoded protein is MLTRANPDTNLCRVCLTVDHNNQCIFRGNWDDPEGPSRSEKLQLCCGVEVLEDDGLPSSICIDCMVKVNVAYEFREQCQKADIELRKLYGKVSRAKVAGNFIATKDQCCQTEQSFGCNLLDASNLKHNIEINVSNEVNVDKNTVQSNIMKQEQTPDTFEQTRQDPVDIEMDLYNDGRYKQIEPDKIFKKDIYRTRRLTMFKRVTSIENLRNYKERQRLYIKKNVKHENSDSEYQTKVRNAHDKTVDRSSKLELRYKCEKCDRFYSSKKSLDRHMSTHNDKEFKCDSCDKQFLCLDKLHKHVSMHKSAKEKPKPVLCKICNKSFRKLDTMVRHLNTHKRAYPKDVFSILKEIRDRRKLENNPESLETSFMRLGEDEEVAHDGGYSQNENDRTTTRELRKRNNLRMEQQTDSDLVNSDDSSDDKAESLDEDASLFRCKHCSKSYRTERSLQRHLLAHNERKYVCNVCNMKFFRQDRLKSHMDRYGHDETKVCPEPQKPPDDKSAIKLINIWIREELDSDNEDKGFPCRICGKSYDTKKSLLKHQMNAHSEQADERCTNCGTTCNCTCKDQERSNEKLKPYICEECNKSFEKEIKLHKHLRIHERAKEQQDTNFKRFLCHICSKTFRQNTGLMFHMRTHTGYKPHVCKYCGRGFTSNSNCINHERTHTGDRPFVCQYCSAAFAKSCTLKAHITTHTGEANYHCKTCGKSFRRLKYLKEHRFTHTGEKPYACKICGTAYSHSGSLFVHEKKCKAQYSNYQPGIAQNAQQQQQQQQVSYSQSPQTTGGDISVASTSSVVAPIITTLPQTHPNVINSSMNVQPNKSYMDNIQRMNTHAPANTTTVVSSGLHPNVDISEMNSAVRNFSIIGQMFHT